The Medicago truncatula cultivar Jemalong A17 chromosome 7, MtrunA17r5.0-ANR, whole genome shotgun sequence genome includes the window AAAAACTGAAATGCAGAGGCACCAAATGTTGCCATTTCCACAAAATATCTTATGTTATGTCACTCTAATAGAAAATGGGACTGAAAAGGTTATATTGGTTGGGAAAATGAATTGTACAATAAGAGAGTCAAGAGTTGAGCTATATATATAGAATTTTGTTAGGTGTACGTTATTATAAGATTAAGATCATTATTTTGAAGTTGGTAAGTGGTACATTAAACAGCTTTTGGATTAAGGCTTTTATGTTGGATTATTATTGCTTTTTAGGGGTAATTTAGTTTGGAACGTAATATTTAAATACACGTTTTGTCCGAAGAAATAATCCAAGCTTGTTTTATTAACATATTGATACTCCAAAAGACCATTCAAAGCTAGTAGTAGGTGTAAGGTGGCATTGTGTACTCAAAGAGCTTCTTACGTTACACTTTAGAGGAACAATCTAGGCCCTAtatattattactaataataataatatgcaacGGTTAAGGCTAGCTGAATTCATTGTAGCTGGTGAAAAATCACTTTCAGGCTAGCTGAATCACCCTTGTCATAGCAACGGTTCAGAGAAGCTAAGTTTATAGTGTGGTGCAAATATGATGTCTCTGTTGCTTCTTAAGGAGAAGAATTCAAAATTCTAGCTAGCTTCAATTGGCAATTGAGGAGGATAGAATTTAATGATATGAAATATCATTACCAACAAGACTCTATTTTGTTGACTCTTGAATACTATAGTATATGTACCTGTTTTAGggatgaaacaaaaaataaagagaggCTGGTATCTAGTGAATTTAACTGCTTATTGTAGGAAATTTGTTTTGTGAACTGGATAGCTAAATAAAGTAATCAGAGACATCATTTTGACATTCAAGTGTTAAGTTATAATGTCACtcctaaagtttttttttttttttttttttattatcaataaagaatgaaattttcttgattaaaaatgaaaaatgatttttttttatgatataaaaCAAAACTGGTTCGATATCTTATTTgcaattttaatgttaaaactTTTTGTATATTAGAATtattattcaaatttgttttgttcaacGCACCCCTTAATCACTAAAAATGGTTGACAtgaagaaaattaatataaaaaagtgaaaatatttcaaaccagctatttttattttgataaaataatattcaaattgaTACCAGCTATtctttattagaaaaaataaaataaaaagagaatagAGAAACgcaagattttttatttttttttgacaagaaattatgaaacaaaataaaaatcctaatttaTGTAGGCATTTGAATGGTTCTAGTAGCTACCAagaatttttctttgtttttctgctACAAATATGTTAAGAGTAACAACACATAACACATATAAATCACACGAAACATTCTAAATAAAGTCCTGAAACCTTGCAGAACCATACACTTAATTATTCATTCCCAAAATAAGTGGCATTTTCCCAAAATAGAACAAACCCTCCTCTTTAAAAAGCCCATTACACTATCCCTCATATCACCAAACAAAGCAAAGGCAATACAAGAAATAAAATACCaaacaccttaataaaaacaaaacaaataaattcatCATGAACATGAGGAAGGTCACTTGTGCTGTTCTTATTGCTGCTGCCTCAATGAGTGCAGCTTTGGCTGCCACAGAGGTTCCTGCCGCTGCCCCTGCCGGTGCTGGCGCTGGTGGTGCTGCTGCTGCCCCTGGTCCAAGCAGTGGTGCCTCAGCTGATATTCCCATTGTTGCCTCCTTGATTGGTGCTTCTGTTGTCTCATTTTTTGCTTTGTTCCACTAAGCTACATATCAAAATGTGACATTTGGGAATAGGGAATGATGAAGAATGATGTaactgaaggaaaaaaaaaatattatttatatttcaaatatattGATGATGCAAATTGATTAGATATGTATAACTGTAATATGTATCTCTCttgaataaaatatcaatttgttTCGTATATTTTTGCAATTGCTTTcactttataattttatatgtgTTACATttaaatattccttcaaaaaaaaatatgttacattTAAATATGTTTATGGTTAGTTTTGACGAACTATATGATTCGAAATAACACAAAAAGagatgtgttttttttgtttccaacgATTCCTCAAACAAGATTCTCTTTGGTAGGAAGATGCATGTGGGTTTGCAAgggaaaaatgagtttttttcttcttcttcttaataaAGGATCAAACTTTTTCATATACAAATCATGAATTCTCAATTATAAAAAAGGATCCCCACTCCTCATTCAATCCCTATGGATAGATAGAGATGAGAATAATGAAGTATTTTACATTAGgctgtcaaaaaaatattagagtagGATTGCTATAGGGTGAAAAATCAAAAAGTAAATTAGTCTAAAGATGTAAAGTTAATTTCATTAACAAATTTCTATAGCAACACATGTGAATTTGAGAATTAAGTAACATAAAGAGAGAGATCATATATAAAAGTCCTTTGTGTTTGAATTCTCGATAatgttttgaatttattttgagCATTAAATTTGTTGCATGAGAGCTTTGACATCCATTTCAATTGCGCACTCAGTTGGTTGGGATAAtgaataatatatgcaaggtttgtgGTTCGAATCTCAGacaccagaaaaaaaaaatgtgcataGAGGATATCGATTTACATGAACAAAAGGGAAGAATGTATTTTGTTTCCTATCAAACGTCATTTTAATATAACCATATATATGTGGCCTATAGACCGTATCCAACCTAACagaaataatttaattagtataaCCATTTAGCAATAAACAATATGTGGCATGTTCAATCATCAACCAAGCAACAAACTCAAATGAAAAAACTTATATGGCATTTGAAATACACATTTCttacaacaattaaaataaattaatgatgaGACCCTCTCATGATAAATTAGGTTTCAGGGTTAAACTTTTGAGCAGATATAAGGCTCTTTGTCAACCATATTGCCGTTTCTCTTGATGATACAGCTTCTTTTCCAAATGGTCTCAGCACACCTGCAAGCTCTTCAAGTTTATCTTGTTTAAGTAACTGAGCACATAACTCAAGCAGAGATTCCAATGCATCAGCTCTTTGATGGCACGGACTATCCAACTCATTATTGATTGTTTCGTCACCATCACCAGCACAATCTGTTGCAGTAACTATACTCAATGAAATGCCATTTGGTGTTACATTACCATCTTTCTGTGTGGAGCAAATAATGTGTTGTTTTGCTATGCCATCATCCTTAACTGCAAGTCTATCAGTATTATGATTATCATTACTCTCACACAACAAGTCGTTCATATGTGAGCCTTCTTCCGTAAAGGCATCagggttttcattttttttcaagttgTCTACAGATTTAGTGCCATGTTCAACCCTGAGAGGATGCATGATTAGCGATGAACTTTCCTCGTTAGCGGAATTGTTTTTTTCGGTGCTGCTATTACTCACACTGGAAGTAGTAGATTTCCTGAGGTCATCAAGTTTGGCATCTTCCCTATGTGTTTCAGCATTATCAAAGCCTTTGCTCAAGAAGGTATCTTCAACTTCGGTGGTCTCTGCAtcaaatctttgttttttttcatgcagagaATCTTGTATGCTCTTTGAGGTGATGCCGGTGCTAGCTATTTCCCTTGCTGGTCTAGTTTTATAGTCCTCCTTGCATACACTGCAAGTGGTTGATTCGGATGTTGTTGACCCATCTTTCGAGCCGCTAATACTAGTAGAAGATTCAGCTATGTAGCTCGTAAGATAAACCATCTTGCTCTCAAGTTTGTCTTCTGTGCTGGTTGAGATTGTTACCTCACCATTGTTACGAAGATTGCTAATTTGTAGATCACCATTTCCCTCAATTGGATGAACCCGTTCCAAACGATTTACAAATCCCATTTCTCTGTCGTAATGGCACTTGCCACCACTAGATTTGGGAGATCTTTTTGTTTTATCCTTTGAGTTAACTAGGGGATATATTGGAAGAACATTAGATGATGCATTCTGACAGCGAAGAACGTAAGGTTGTAAATGTGGATGTCTTAACAATTCGGCAGCCTGTCAACAAAGAGAAGCAgcattaaaatcaattttttcgtCCAAATTAATCACGCAAGACAGGATCAGTTGAACTCACTGTTGGTCTATGTTCAGGACTTTTCCTCAGCATGCTCTTGATAATTTGTTTCCTGTTACAAGTACATCACCTTTCAGATATATCATtataatgaaatattaaaaaagagaaggggaaaataaagggaaatgctaacatgtGGCCTTAGGGCACTTCTTTAGAAGTCTAAAGAGGAAATTTTGTCTTGGAAATGATGCATTCAAAACATTAAAAGTTTAACACATAAAACTTCCatttttgaatccttaacaagGCACTTGTTAGCGAGACCAGAAAATAAATTACGAAATTTTTGGGAAGTTTTGTTCGACTTAAATAGTTGTATTTACTTCGAGGGAAAATACCTAAATCATTGGCCAAAAGCATgcgttaaaaaaatcataaaggCAGTGTGAAAGAGAATGGTTCGGATTGTTACTTACAGTGTAGAAGAATAAACAATTGGCAGCGGAGAAATGGAGGATctgtttattttattgataagtCCAGCCATGTCCTGTTTTATAAATTCACTcatttgttaaattatttttctagttTAAATTGTATTGAAGAATAGGAACTATGTTTCCATTAATAAAACTTAACTCGTGCAGATGGTTCAAGTTCTTACCGGAGCACGAAATGCTGGTTGATGTGCAGCAATCTCAAACATGCAGCAACCTTACACACACAAAAATACCattcttaaacatcatatatcaTAAGGCTTAGTCAATTGGAATAATACATTCATGGTCCTTACCAAGAGACCATATATCAGATTTATAACCGTATGGTATGTCTGCGAGGAGCTCAGGACACATGTAATTTGGAGTTCCAACTACCTAGACAAGGTATTAGAAGAATGAAAGTATAATCAGGTAATCAAAGTCGcattaacattaaaaataagagGTTCAAATTCAAAGAATGAAAATTATAGGATGATAAGCAAAAGTATCAGCTTAGTTACTGCAAGCTGAAAAGCATCAATTACTTGGCATGACAGTGCATTGCAATTGACAAAATACGAAGTTTCATGAAAGAAGCATTAGATAAATGctaacaaattaaatatatgagcATTACCGAGGAAGTGAGGTCTTCTCCATTAAGTCGCTTTGCAAGACCAAAATCACCTGTATGATCCACACAATAAATACGTTTCTTTAGATAACAAAGCACGTGGAAGCCAAAAGTTTTGAGCTTTCAAAGGATAATCTTACGTACCGAGCCGAATATTGTTGTCCTTGGTGAGGAATATGTTGGAGCACTGAGAATTTACATTCAAAGTGCATTGAGTAAACATCAcatgaaatttatatatattgagGATAAGAGGATATGCAATACCTTGAGATCCCTGTGGATTACACGGTTAGAGTGCAAGTAGTCGACAGCTATCAACAACTGAGTTAGCCATTTGCAAACCTTCTGCACTTGAAGTTGGCAATCCAGAGTGAGTTAGGAATATTCATAATGAAATATTAAGGAATGGcagattaaattattaattaccTCCTCAGGAAAAAATGATCCTCGAGCTTTCTTAATACTATCAGCCCTGCTCCACAAAGAATGCAGGGTTCCATGATTAGAACTTCATGTCATGTTAATATAGCTCTTTTGTATTTcatcttttatcttttaaaaaacatGTTCAGCTCCCAATCTCTTGAATGTATGAGTAGTTCTTCCCAAAATTAGAATGTGATTAAGATTACTAGTGTTATGAAATgcacatataaatatattactcTATCAAGTTTCTATGTTTGAGGATACCATGGTCATTGCAAACCACTTGACATCAATCAACAAAACACCTCCCACATTCTCAATAGTATGTGTTAATTACAAAACATGTTTATGACAGacattcaaaaaatatttagggTTTTCTCAACATCTTAACCTTTTAGGCTAGGGTTCAAGGAGATCAACATCTCATTATTTGATCCTTGATAAAAAGCTTAACCTTTTAGTAAACAAATTTAGATGTAGACTTCTAACGAACTTAAATGTAGACTTCCTTATAAGATTAATTATATACCAAAAGGCTTGAATCCTTTATTCATGCAAGAAAGAACCAGCATTACTAACAAATATTAACTTTACTTACATGTCACCTCCTTCACAGTAGCCAGTTATAATGCATACATGATCCTCCTGCATAACATGAAACATCAGAAACATGCCTATGAATAAGGATAAACATCAGGAGAATTCAATAAATAGCTTTTTCTTTTAGCAAGAcatttttttgatatatatcGATAAAGTCATCAAACCTAATTTTTCATCTCTATATGAATGTAcaactgaaaataaaataaaaaataaaaaataaaaaaattaaggaaaggGTATGTTCCTACCTTCTCCACCCAAGCATCTCTGTAATCCACAATATATGAGTTATTCAGTTTTGCAATCAGATTCATCTGTAATAGAGACGAACTGTGTCATTTTTATACAAATATACGGAAAGTAGTCATTCAAAATCAGCTTAACGCAACCTCGTAGGACTGACATCTGAGGAATAATTACTAAGAATGCAATCTTATTTTTACAGAAAAAACTATATGAAGATGGTGCTTGGTTCAAACCGAAAATGACGTCTCATATCGATCGTGTTTACACTTCACAGCATTTCATGAACATCATAATACACACACAGACACACACACTCGCGCGTGCTCTCTTCTATGGTTTGATGAGTACTTTAGACAATAATGAACATCATAGAACGTGCCAggtttttattaattcaatgtGAGTTTACTAAAGTCATTCATTGGTCATGTTTTTGCAGGCAATGTTGCTTTTGAATCAACTACATGTTCATATGACTGATTTCTTTGTAGTAAGAAAGTAGCATAGTCAATGATCAAATATTCATAGATCACCATAAAAATGTATACAACGATACTGAGAAGTACAAATAGATAGTAAAATTGAGCACATTAATGCAAGCATCATCTATGAGGACACAGATTAATTGGTACAACTTATtcttctaaaacaaaaaaaaagagtgtagAAATAAGACTAGTAATGTAAGTAATTTAGGGCTCGTTTAGATGTCCTTATTTGAACTTAACTACTGACATAAGCAATTGTGAGattgtttgagagagcttatggaaacatcttatgacatgttcataagctgttttcagcttatttcaaAACGCTCTCCAAAACAACTTGACTTTCTTTAACCTCATGtcatagaaatagcttatacataaacactaatatgataaacacttatgcCGTAAGttcttaattaagttgtttatccaaacagggccctGGTCCAAAAGATTTGCATCTCTAATTGTTCGGAGAAATGGAGAATAtactaattaataaaataaaataaaataaataattatatggTGGATAGTGTGGACTATATGCATTTAGTGAAAGGATATGATATTACACCAACCTCTTGGTGTGCTGTTCGTTTGAACTTCTCTGTCTGCTTAGCCAATCGAATCTTTTTCAACACATACCTACCAGTGATTAAATCatgaaaatatgaataataatttaagtTCATAATTTTACTGTATGTATCAAATTTCCAAGCctcaaattctaaaaattaaacatcaaaATCTCAAACCAGaacaaaaaaacttcaaaaattaaaactttataTGTTGGGCTGTCCGttatttagccaaaaaaaatcaataatcaaacactaaaatcaaaaaaatattaatttttctaaatgGGGTTATCCATTTTCACAAATTTTCTTATGTTGCATGGTTTAAGCAATTAAGGGAAAAAGTTAAAAGTGAAATTGAGTTACCTCTTTTTCTCAGACTTATGAAGAACAAGAAAAGCAGCACCAAATGCTCCTCTACCAATTTGTTCAATCACTTCATACTCTTCCATCTTCTTTGACTTCATCACACTATTCTCTATCTCCATGGAAAATTCCAGAAGCTAGAAAACAAAACAGTGAAGCACTGAAGAACCAGATCCTAATTAGCTACAAACCCAATTCAGGAAATCAAagggagaaaaagaaaaaatgttattttatggTAAAGTATGTGAGTGAGTGTGTGTGAATTTGATTACCAATACCAACCCTTTCTACCCAAGTTTTTCATCTATATGATATGATGTAATTGAAGTGTACTGTTATAAACTTATGAGCATTAATTGGGAAAAAATAAGAGAATGAGGTTTGAGGAGTTTGCTATAGGAACATTGAATTGAATGGTTTTCACAAGAAAGATGAGTAAAGTTACATTCCACAGTTATGACAATAACTACCTCTCAAAGGATTAAATGAGAGAGGGGCAAAGTATAATATACCGGCTTAGGTTCAACTTTTGTTGTCTCGATAAGACTTTTTTGATAAGTAATctttaaatattgtatttttttaacgCTCGTTGAGTCTTGAGATTGCTTTGATTCAGATGAGTTCGAGAATCAGCTAACATAAACTTTatcttataaacaaaaaaatagaatatatcactaccaaaaaaattgaaaggtgggtcaaaaaaaaaattgaaaagttgatGACTTACCCAAAAGAAAGTGCAGAGAGAGGATTTGGAGAATAGAGTGGAATGGGAACAAAACAAAGTCAAATGTGTAAAGGCtaaatagaaaagaaagaatagTGTCACATTTATAAATACTTTATATTATACAATTTTGTAGTGGTGAGTGTATTATCATGAAGAAGATGGGGAATTTAAAGGGGACagatatggaagaaaaaaaataaagcaaaagtCTTATTTGGTTGCTTGTGTTTACAGATTCACAATAAGGAATGTTCCTAACACCAAGTTGTGATGTCACAGTCCGTGTACCTTaataaacaaaatcataaaaatttgGACATGAGCCAATTGCACCAGCCAATAGGACATAAATATACTCCATGTCCATGTAACTTCAATCACAACACGTTGaaaccgataataatttgatgCTACATGGTTTTATATCGatatttaaataacataaaataaaagttgtgtGGATTTGTGCTCGTGTGATGAGCTGGCCAACAACCTTACTGGTCCATGggcaactttttttaatatgtttaacaCCTAGAAGACTACGGCATTCTTTGAGGTGAAGGaattctttttattg containing:
- the LOC11428196 gene encoding serine/threonine-protein kinase Nek6; its protein translation is MEIENSVMKSKKMEEYEVIEQIGRGAFGAAFLVLHKSEKKRYVLKKIRLAKQTEKFKRTAHQEMNLIAKLNNSYIVDYRDAWVEKEDHVCIITGYCEGGDMADSIKKARGSFFPEEKVCKWLTQLLIAVDYLHSNRVIHRDLKCSNIFLTKDNNIRLGDFGLAKRLNGEDLTSSVVGTPNYMCPELLADIPYGYKSDIWSLGCCMFEIAAHQPAFRAPDMAGLINKINRSSISPLPIVYSSTLKQIIKSMLRKSPEHRPTAAELLRHPHLQPYVLRCQNASSNVLPIYPLVNSKDKTKRSPKSSGGKCHYDREMGFVNRLERVHPIEGNGDLQISNLRNNGEVTISTSTEDKLESKMVYLTSYIAESSTSISGSKDGSTTSESTTCSVCKEDYKTRPAREIASTGITSKSIQDSLHEKKQRFDAETTEVEDTFLSKGFDNAETHREDAKLDDLRKSTTSSVSNSSTEKNNSANEESSSLIMHPLRVEHGTKSVDNLKKNENPDAFTEEGSHMNDLLCESNDNHNTDRLAVKDDGIAKQHIICSTQKDGNVTPNGISLSIVTATDCAGDGDETINNELDSPCHQRADALESLLELCAQLLKQDKLEELAGVLRPFGKEAVSSRETAIWLTKSLISAQKFNPET